Proteins from one Sabethes cyaneus chromosome 2, idSabCyanKW18_F2, whole genome shotgun sequence genomic window:
- the LOC128737339 gene encoding ORM1-like protein has product MIAGGHGDPNPNSSWMDSRGLWLAYVLGIIIFHIVILAVPFIDIPFAWTITNITHNLAHLYFLHSIKGAPWMSIDTGDSRKYTHWEQINHGEQFTTTRKFLTAAPIILFLLTCLYTRNDIDHFIANIISLIVVLIPKLPQFHGVRLFGINKY; this is encoded by the exons atgATTGCCGGTGGTCACGGTGATCCCAACCCAAATAGCTCGTGGATGGATTCCCGAGGTCTGTGGCTGGCTTACGTTCTTggtattattatttttcatatagTGATCCTGGCAGTGCCGTTTATTGACATTCCCTTTGCTTGGACAATCACAAACATCACCCATAATTTG GCCCATCTATATTTCTTACATTCGATAAAAGGTGCCCCGTGGATGAGTATAGATACCGGAGATTCCCGCAAATATACACACTGGGAGCAAATTAATCATGGAGAACAGTTCACGACGACGAGAAAGTTTCTAACTGCAGCTCCTATAATACt GTTTTTGCTAACATGCCTATACACACGGAATGATATCGATCACTTTATTGCGAACATAATTTCGCTCATCGTGGTTCTAATACCAAAGCTACCACAGTTTCATGGAGTTCGACTGTTTGGAATTAACAAGTACTGA